One Selenihalanaerobacter shriftii genomic window, AGTAAACTTAGCTGATGCTGAAAAATTAAATGTTAAAGAAGGCGATAAAGTAGAAGTAACTTCTCGCCGTGGAACAGTAGAATCTAAAGTAACTATTAGTGAAAGAGTTCCAGAAGGTTTAGTCTTTATGTCTTTCCATTTTGCTGAATCAGCTGCTAATGTTTTAACTAATCCAGCTTTAGATCCTGTAGCTAAGATTCCAGAGTATAAGGTTTGTGCAATTAATATAGAAAAAGTTAGTTAGAATAAATAATTATGACCCTTTGAGGTGAAAATAGTGAAAGAACTAGAAGAAATTACAGTATTGAGAGCAAGTAAAGAAGGAATTACTAATTTAGCTGATGCAGTAGTTACAGAAATGCCTTTAACGATTATACTCAATGATGAAGAAATCGTTACCTTACTCTGTACTCCTCTTAAATTAGATTATTTAGCTTTAGGTTTTTTAAAATCTGAAGGGTTAATTAATGATAAAGGTGATGTAAAGAAAGTTGAAGTTGACCAAGAGGATGGAATAGTTAGAGTAGAAACTAAAGATAATACATCTTCTTTAGTAGAGAAATTATATGGTAAAAGAACAATTACATCAGGTTGCGGAAAGGGAACTATTTTTTATAATGTAATTGATTCTTTACAGTGTAATAAGATAGAATTAGAATTAGAGATTGAAGTAGATATGGTTTTAAAGTTAGTTAGAGAGTTACAACAGAGAGCTGAATTATTCCAAGAAACTGGAGGTTCACATAGTTCAGCTCTTTGTACTCCTAAGGAAACTTTAATTTTCAATGAAGATATTGGGCGACATAATGCAGTAGATAAAATTGTTGGAGAAACAATCATGAAAGATTTAAAGCTTAATGATAAACTTTTGGTCACTAGTGGGCGAGTTTCTTCAGAGATTTTGCTTAAAACAGCTAAGTTAGGTCTGTCAATCCTAATTTCTCGAGCAGCGCCAACGTCATTAACAGTTAATATGGCAGATGAATTAGGAATTACTTTAATTGGATTTGCTAGAGGAAGAAGAATGAATATATATACTCATGACTGGCGAGTTAAAAGGTAAATAAGTTATTAAGCTCTCTATTATTAATAATAGAGAGCTTTTTTATAGATAGCATCAAATTATTGTTAAGATCATTTTTTTACAAATTATGGGATAAATGCAGGAGAAACTAATTATTTTATAGAAATTAAAGGTAATAGAGGAGTTATTACATAATTAGATAATAGATGAAATGTGGCATGAATATGTAATAGGATATGAATAATTAAATTGTATAATAAAGGAGGATTAACTTGCAGTTAATTGATAAAGAGATGTTTGATATTGATGTTGAACGGACTTTGAAGAGTCGGCTCTTATTAAAGACATTAATCTTTTCTGGAATCTTAGGGTTAATTGGTTTATTATTATTAGGAATTTTTACTTATAATACAGCAACGGATGGTTTCAAAAAATTATCTACTGAAAAATTAGATACTATATCTAATGAGTTAAATTATCATTTTAATGGAGTTAATAGATCAAAACAAGAGTTAATTAATAATTTAGATGGTCTTAATAAGAAAGAGAAGAGATATTTTCAGAATGGAACTGGACAGATTTACATAATAGACAAGCAAGGAGAAATATTATATGGAAATCCTAAAAATAGCTCCAAACTTTTAAATAGTATTCAGAAAAATAATACAAAAATATTAGAATATGAATTTAATGGTAATAGGATGATCGCTAGTTATGAATATAATTCGGAATTAGGTTGGCATATAATAGTTGCAGACCAGGTTAGTAATATGACTCGGTTTAATAAAGATGTAGCTTGGACGATGATAATTACATGTCTTGTGGCTATGGCATTAATGGGGACAGGAGCTGTTTTTGTAACTAACAATATAACAGGACCTATTAATCAATTAGTAGATATTTTAGATAAGACGGAACAAGGGAATTTAACTGCTCAAGTTGACTTTGCTCATCGTGAAGATGAATTAGGGGTCTTAGGTACTACTTTTAATAATATGATTGATAAACAAGCAGATATAATAAAGCAAGTTAAATCTTCAGCCCAAACGGTAAGCAGCTCTAGTGAGAATTTATCGACTACTATAGATGAATCTGACCAATATATTGAGAATACTACAGCTAATATTACTGAATTATCAGCTAGTATACAAGAGATAGCATCAAATACTGAAATGGTTTCATCCTCAGCAGAAAGAATGACTGAGACAGTGGATGATGGTAGTCAGTCTATAGAGAAGGCTGTTACTGAAATGCATTCTATTCGTAATATGGTAGAAGAATCTGCAAGTATAATTGGTAATTTAGGTGCGAAAACCAAAGAGATTGAAGAGATTATAAATTTAATAACCAATATCGCTGAACAGACTAATTTATTAGCTTTGAATGCAACTATAGAAGCTGCTAGAGCAGGAGAGCATGGACGTGGCTTTGCAGTAGTAGCAGAAGAAATTCAGAATTTAGCTGAAGAGACTTCTAATGCTACCGAGGATATAGCTAAATTAATTAGAGAAACACAAAAAGGTTCTGAAGAAGCTATTACAGCAATTGAAGAAGGAACGGAGGA contains:
- a CDS encoding methyl-accepting chemotaxis protein, whose product is MQLIDKEMFDIDVERTLKSRLLLKTLIFSGILGLIGLLLLGIFTYNTATDGFKKLSTEKLDTISNELNYHFNGVNRSKQELINNLDGLNKKEKRYFQNGTGQIYIIDKQGEILYGNPKNSSKLLNSIQKNNTKILEYEFNGNRMIASYEYNSELGWHIIVADQVSNMTRFNKDVAWTMIITCLVAMALMGTGAVFVTNNITGPINQLVDILDKTEQGNLTAQVDFAHREDELGVLGTTFNNMIDKQADIIKQVKSSAQTVSSSSENLSTTIDESDQYIENTTANITELSASIQEIASNTEMVSSSAERMTETVDDGSQSIEKAVTEMHSIRNMVEESASIIGNLGAKTKEIEEIINLITNIAEQTNLLALNATIEAARAGEHGRGFAVVAEEIQNLAEETSNATEDIAKLIRETQKGSEEAITAIEEGTEEVAVGEEVITKAGDAFEEISEAINETSSQIKDSSAAAQQMAAGADQVVDSTENIDDMSKEMKKTSESLTEEAIDLKGLVDQFKV
- the fdhD gene encoding formate dehydrogenase accessory sulfurtransferase FdhD, which translates into the protein MKELEEITVLRASKEGITNLADAVVTEMPLTIILNDEEIVTLLCTPLKLDYLALGFLKSEGLINDKGDVKKVEVDQEDGIVRVETKDNTSSLVEKLYGKRTITSGCGKGTIFYNVIDSLQCNKIELELEIEVDMVLKLVRELQQRAELFQETGGSHSSALCTPKETLIFNEDIGRHNAVDKIVGETIMKDLKLNDKLLVTSGRVSSEILLKTAKLGLSILISRAAPTSLTVNMADELGITLIGFARGRRMNIYTHDWRVKR